The following are from one region of the Entelurus aequoreus isolate RoL-2023_Sb linkage group LG17, RoL_Eaeq_v1.1, whole genome shotgun sequence genome:
- the LOC133632403 gene encoding oocyte zinc finger protein XlCOF6.1-like — protein sequence MDDYCMMATSFKREHERESAPPTSRKSLTDKRTKTADEDIQQMIGHPEELPPRSEGSSTLKQETPQPPHIKKEEEELWITQEGECLLGPQEADLTKLPLTVVSVKIEDEEKPQANNLSAPLSDSEVEDGVEVTLSSDTDSKGDIETDRKYSDSSKKKQGQNCLTRSVCSKAFSRKSNLTQHVKTHIGQKTFDCSVCDKSFPQKSNLTDHMRTHTGEKPFICSVCAKSFTIKNNLTQHMRTHTGEKPFTCSVCGKSFSQKNNLTQHMRTHTGEKQFHCLDCGKSFTKKCHLTQHTGTHTGLKPFSCSVCGKSFSRNGDLTQHTRTHTGEKPLNCVVCSKSFSRNSDLTQHMRTHTGEKPFNCLVCGKSFSQKNSLTEHIRTHTGEKPFNCSVCCKSFIKKCSLVRHKRTHIGENAFSRSVCGKSFSPKNNLTQHIRTYTGE from the exons atggacgactactgcatGATGGCGACGTCCtttaaaagagaacatgaaagagaatcagcgccaccaacttccagaaAATCACTTACGGATAAAAGGACGAAAACTGCGGACGAAG acatcCAGCAGATGATTGGTCATCCAGAAGAACTTCCCCCTCGGTCagaggggagctccactttgaagcaggagactccacagccaccccacattaaaaaggaagaggaggaactctggatcactcaggagggagagtgtcttctaggaccacaggaagctgatctcaccaagttgccactgactgttgtctctgtgaagattgaagatgaagagaaaccacaagcgaACAACCTTTCAGCTCCACTATCGGATAGTGAGGTTGAAGACGGGGTTGAAGtgactttgagcagcgatacagactctaaaggtgATATAGAGACTGACCGCAAATACTCTGACTCTTCGAAAAAGAAGCAAGGTCAAAATTGTTTGACGCGCTCAGTTTGTTCGAAAGCCTTTAGTAGAAAGAGCAATTTGACTCAACATGTGAAAACACACATTGGACAAAAAACATTTGATTGTTCAGTTTGCGATAAAAGCTTCCCCCAAAAGAGCAATCTGACCgatcacatgagaacacacacaggagaaaaaccctttatttgttcagtttgtgctaaaagctttactataaaaaataatttgactcaacacatgagaacacacacaggagaaaaaccatttacctgttcagtttgtggtaagagcttttctcaaaaaaataatttgactcaacacatgagaacacacacgggagaaaaacaaTTCCATTGCTTagattgtggtaaaagctttactaaaaagtgccatttgactcaacacacggGTACACACACTGGACTAAAACCATTTAGttgctcagtttgtggtaaaagcttttctcgTAACGGCGATTTGACTCaacacacgagaacacacacaggtgaaaaaccactgAATTGTGTAGTTTGTAGTAAAAGTTTTTCTCGAAACAgcgatttgactcaacacatgcgaacgcacacaggagaaaaaccatttaactgtttAGTTTGTGGGAAAAGCTTTTCCCAGAAGAACAGTTTAACGGagcacataagaacacacacaggagaaaaaccatttaattgctcAGTTTGTTGTAAAAGCTTTATTAAAAAGTGTAGTTTGGTTCGACACAAGAGAACACACATTGGAGAAAATGCATTTAGtcgttcagtttgtggtaagagCTTTTCtccaaaaaataatttgactcaacacataagAACATACACGGGAGAATAA